The Trypanosoma brucei brucei TREU927 chromosome 9, whole genome shotgun sequence genome includes a window with the following:
- a CDS encoding expression site-associated protein (GPI-Anchor Signal predicted for Tb09.v1.0320 by DGPI v2.04 with cleavage site probability 0.15599999 near 448), giving the protein MRCEIVFAVGLFAAVLSPSFQGDMGSYKWRPDMVDWGSITDYIDDSYKYHNVGEFETLCKIYRITQAEAPQPPFKNREKEGEILKKLEEKVSVVGAAGSNKGSSNSSNSTTAYQLMIQLLEKAKKLKEEIEVNRTKALNASRSAEDNMLKAVYGDAVDVARNENKTLEKAMRGNKSLLFNSIDNAGTSCGSYGDKLVGKTLINDFFCLCVGEAINVTEDMRQKRDEKEEEDNEDNEDKKKEESGKGKYSDSVYNGFNCPCKDEIRRPKNGSWTMMANYCKGNSSPCSPDNIKYNYTEAWDVISKACVYKNVASNVKTLKSALAQFDALVNLEQDKYQVKGIFGYVRTDKNENRTCTGHTAGFTCVSYKYTLENGGIPWYNRLTNATEQLQEMDKYSKEADSHLHELEEYQHEAEEIFLEVKLGGDAELWKSSRVKGDSEGDNTEVNNDGLTHLNMETWGFILLLFLSLILIF; this is encoded by the coding sequence ATGAGGTGTGAAATAGTGTTCGCTGTTGGGCTTTTTGCAGCTGTTttatctccttcctttcaggGAGATATGGGGTCGTACAAATGGCGGCCTGATATGGTTGACTGGGGAAGCATTACGGATTACATCGACGATAGTTACAAATACCATAACGTTGGTGAGTTCGAGACACTGTGCAAAATTTACCGAATTACGCAGGCAGAAGCACCACAACCCCCCTTCAAGAACcgtgagaaggaaggagagattctgaagaagttggaggaaaaggtCAGTGTGGTGGGGGCCGCTGGAAGTAATAAAGGCTCGAGCAATTCATCTAACAGCACGACAGCATATCAGTTGATGATACAACTGCTTGAAAAGGCGAAaaagctgaaggaagaaatagaagTGAATAGGACAAAAGCGTTAAATGCAAGTCGTTCTGCCGAAGACAATATGTTGAAAGCTGTGTATGGAGACGCTGTGGATGTGGCGCGAAATGAGAATAAAACTCTAGAGAAAGCCATGAGGGGAAACAAGTCACTGCTGTTCAATAGTATTGATAATGCAGGCACGAGTTGCGGTTCTTATGGAGACAAGCTGGTTGGAAAGACACTAATCAATGACTTTTTCTGTCTATGTGTGGGAGAGGCTATAAATGTGACTGAAGATATGAGGCAGAAAAGAGacgagaaagaggaagaagataatgaagataatgaagataaaaaaaaagaagagagcgGTAAGGGCAAATATAGTGATAGTGTTTATAATGGGTTCAATTGTCCTTGTAAAGATGAAATAAGAAGaccaaaaaatggaagttgGACAATGATGGCAAATTACTGTAAGGGCAATAGCAGCCCCTGCAGCCCAGACAACATAAAATACAATTACACTGAGGCATGGGATGTGATTAGTAAAGCTTGTGTGTACAAAAACGTTGCATCGAATGTAAAGACTTTGAAAAGTGCATTAGCTCAGTTTGATGCCTTAGTGAATTTGGAACAGGATAAATATCAGGTGAAGGGTATTTTTGGTTATGTGAGAACtgataaaaacgaaaatcgGACATGCACGGGTCATACTGCTGGATTCACATGTGTCAGTTACAAGTACACACTTGAAAATGGTGGAATTCCATGGTACAATCGTCTTACTAACGCTACCGAGCAACTGCAAGAAATGGATAAATATTCAAAAGAAGCTGACAGTCATCTTCATGAGTTGGAAGAGTATCAACACGAGGCCGAGGAAATATTTCTTGAGGTGAAACTAGGTGGTGATGCAGAGCTATGGAAAAGTAGCCGAGTAAAGGGTGACAGCGAAGGTGATAATACTGAGGTAAATAATGATGGACTTACTCATTTGAATATGGAAACGTGGGGGtttatattgttattattcttatCTCTTATTCTTATCTTTTAG
- a CDS encoding expression site-associated protein (GPI-Anchor Signal predicted for Tb09.v1.0330 by DGPI v2.04 with cleavage site probability 0.25800002 near 242) → MFRLTTVLFVMLILVALLVESEVSVEVSAVGPRCDDYWAPFGGELQCRTWNTGATHPSGVSPPAASVSSPRGTPAPGKTSVDPQRQEMGESAVSGSAAERTSQRAPGSQEVSPTVTVQPNDAAVGSRSEGQVLKPLSRSPISGGAAPSPPDSVEQHVDKTVHEQEVDTVGGQQSMEAHSRKRVNEGNAISRKELTGPDNGSVAQPPARRAVLGAEQENTEELATSNMNEQESKENNTQVRKSTAHKMHVVILSTALSLVCL, encoded by the coding sequence ATGTTCAGGCTTACAACAGTCCTATTTGTGATGCTAATATTGGTCGCGCTATTGGTTGAATCGGAAGTTTCGGTGGAGGTTTCAGCCGTTGGTCCTCGGTGCGACGACTACTGGGCCCCATTCGGTGGAGAACTGCAGTGCCGGACTTGGAATACAGGCGCAACCCACCCTAGCGGTGTGAGCCCGCCAGCAGCTTCAGTTTCGTCACCTCGTGGCACACCTGCACCTGGCAAGACGAGCGTTGATCCCCAGCGGCAAGAAATGGGGGAGAGTGCCGTGTCGGGTTCAGCCGCAGAGAGAACTAGTCAACGGGCTCCTGGCTCTCAAGAAGTATCTCCCACAGTGACCGTGCAACCAAATGATGCTGCGGTCGGCAGCAGGAGCGAAGGTCAGGTACTAAAACCCCTTTCAAGATCCCCAATTTCTGGTGGAGCTGCACCGTCACCACCTGACTCTGTCGAACAGCATGTCGATAAAACGGTTCACGAACAGGAAGTTGACACCGTGGGGGGACAACAAAGCATGGAAGCACATAGCAGAAAACGTGTAAACGAAGGAAATGCAATTTCTCGAAAGGAATTAACAGGTCCTGATAACGGGAGCGTGGCGCAGCCGCCGGCACGGAGGGCGGTGTTGGGGGCTGAGCAAGAAAATACAGAGGAACTGGCAACAAGCAATATGAATGAGCAGGagtcaaaagaaaacaatacacAGGTGAGGAAGAGCACTGCACACAAAATGCATGTAGTGATACTCTCCACAGCACTGAGCCTTGTGTGCCTTTAA
- a CDS encoding uncharacterized protein (GPI-Anchor Signal predicted for Tb09.160.5440 by DGPI v2.04 with cleavage site probability 0.172 near 349), which yields MVFFRCLCSPLRKVIEGMLMKMWKESLGLIVGVSLALATTAGGTIVNEEEFKTLCGFVSLTQRINSSLQLKGKSAVNVASLQKKVNDILFGANAENVNEIGWKRYREMDCGQDSGGRVSLAGEALVKDLICLCEGRDGTSPPGDLCYTGNKERYISQTWRSSSNHKNTWSELQNKCESGRIGVPPTRTEFQDKRKRLETGIKKRKGSSGRRYYTYGGNEVSEPNVCDGQETQTNGICVMYPKRPNQDSTSGIKWLSELEDLVERVEEMSKNAITDADTAATTTTSTETDTNTNTRTKRSPRENSPTKGSGEPQKNGNTNTQTTTSATATETTGTTTRPPEEQRSFAEINSRSPWIFLFLLLYKPFHH from the coding sequence atggttttttttcgttgtttgtgTTCTCCTTTAAGGAAGGTAATTGAAGGAATGTTAATGAAAATGTGGAAGGAGTCACTGGGATTAATTGTGGGTGTGTCTTTGGCTCTTGCAACTACTGCAGGAGGAACCATCGTTAATGAAGAGGAGTTCAAAACGTTATGTGGATTTGTTAGTTTAACACAACGAATAAACTCGTCACTACAGTTGAAAGGAAAGTCGGCAGTAAATGTGGCTTCTCTACAGAAAAAGGTTAATGATATATTGTTTGGGGCAAATGCTGAAAATGTGAATGAAATCGGATGGAAACGATACAGAGAAATGGACTGCGGACAGGACAGTGGTGGACGAGTTTCCTTAGCAGGAGAGGCACTTGTAAAAGatcttatttgtttgtgcgaAGGAAGAGACGGAACGTCACCACCCGGAGACCTCTGTTACACTGGAAACAAGGAACGATATATTTCTCAAACATGGAGAAGCTCAAGCAACCACAAAAATACATGGAGCGAACTACAAAATAAGTGCGAAAGTGGACGTATTGGTGTTCCACCAACGAGGACTGAGTTTCAAGATAAGAGAAAACGCCTCGAGACGGGCataaaaaaacgcaaaggcTCAAGTGGGCGCAGGTACTACACCTACGGAGGGAACGAAGTTAGCGAGCCAAATGTCTGCGATGGACAGGAAACACAAACCAATGGCATTTGTGTGATGTATCCGAAGAGACCCAATCAAGACAGTACAAGTGGCATCAAATGGCTCAGTGAGCTCGAGGACCTGGTGGAGAGGGTCGAAGAAATgagcaaaaatgcaatcaCAGACGCCGACACAGCGGCTACTACAACCACAAGCACAGAGACAGACActaacacaaatacacggACGAAGCGAAGCCCAAGGGAAAACTCACCAACCAAGGGATCAGGCgaaccacaaaaaaatggaaatacaaatacacaaacaacTACAAGCGCCACAGCTACAGAAACCACTGGAACTACGACAAGACCACCAGAAGAACAAAGGAGTTTCGCCGAAATAAATTCGCGGTCTCCATGGatattcttatttttgttgctttatAAGCCATTCCATCAttaa